In the Klebsiella electrica genome, one interval contains:
- a CDS encoding recombinase family protein, with the protein MRLFGYARVSTSQQSLDIQIKGLKEAGVKASRIFTDKASGSSTDRKGLDLLRMKVEEGDVILVKKLDRLGRDTADMIQLIKEFDAQGVAVRFIDDGISTDGEMGKMVVTILSAVAQAERRRILERTNEGRQEARLKGIRFGRKRIIDRNSVLALHQQGTGATDIARRLSIARSTVYKILEDESRVNLSKI; encoded by the coding sequence ATGCGACTTTTTGGTTACGCACGGGTATCAACAAGCCAGCAGTCCCTCGATATTCAGATCAAGGGGCTTAAAGAGGCGGGGGTGAAAGCCAGTCGCATATTTACCGACAAAGCATCCGGCAGTTCTACCGACAGGAAAGGACTGGATCTGCTGCGAATGAAGGTGGAGGAAGGTGACGTCATCCTGGTGAAGAAACTCGACCGGCTTGGCCGCGACACTGCCGATATGATCCAACTGATAAAAGAATTCGACGCTCAGGGAGTCGCGGTCCGATTCATAGACGACGGGATCAGCACCGACGGTGAAATGGGGAAAATGGTTGTGACCATTCTTTCAGCTGTAGCCCAGGCCGAACGCAGGAGGATTCTGGAGCGTACGAACGAAGGACGGCAGGAGGCCAGGCTGAAAGGTATCCGGTTTGGCCGAAAGCGCATCATCGACAGAAATAGTGTACTGGCACTTCATCAGCAGGGAACTGGTGCAACAGATATTGCCCGCCGGCTCAGTATTGCCCGTTCCACTGTTTATAAAATTCTGGAAGATGAGAGCCGGGTTAATCTGAGCAAAATTTGA
- a CDS encoding ArsA-related P-loop ATPase, whose product MSVFWRQHEAEFSRFLTSKTGDSEKAADPEKTKVIIVTLAETTPVLEAANLQQDLRRAGIEPWAWVVNNSLAAAQPSSPFLKIRANRELPLISDVEEQYAKRIALTALQSEEPVGIDLLEEMAK is encoded by the coding sequence ATGAGTGTGTTCTGGCGACAGCATGAAGCCGAATTCTCTCGCTTTCTGACATCGAAGACAGGTGATAGCGAAAAAGCAGCAGACCCGGAGAAGACGAAGGTGATTATCGTGACGCTTGCCGAAACGACACCTGTACTGGAAGCCGCTAACCTGCAGCAGGATCTACGCCGAGCTGGCATCGAGCCGTGGGCATGGGTCGTTAATAACAGCCTGGCAGCTGCTCAACCGTCTTCGCCTTTCCTGAAGATCAGGGCGAACCGCGAGCTGCCTCTCATCTCTGATGTGGAAGAGCAGTATGCAAAGCGTATTGCATTAACAGCGCTACAGAGCGAAGAGCCGGTTGGTATTGACCTGCTGGAAGAAATGGCGAAGTAA
- the arsC gene encoding glutaredoxin-dependent arsenate reductase yields the protein MSNITIYHNPACGTSRNTLEMIRNSGIEPTVILYLETPPSRDELLKLIADMGISVRALLRKNVEPYEELGLAEDKFTDDQLIDFMLQHPILINRPIVVTPLGTKLCRPSEVVLDILPDAQKAAFTKEDGEKVVDDSGKRLK from the coding sequence ATGAGCAACATCACCATTTATCACAACCCAGCCTGCGGCACGTCGCGTAATACGCTGGAGATGATCCGCAACAGCGGTATCGAGCCGACCGTTATTCTTTACCTTGAGACTCCACCTTCACGCGATGAGCTGCTCAAACTCATTGCGGATATGGGCATTTCCGTCCGGGCTTTGCTGCGTAAGAACGTCGAGCCGTATGAGGAACTGGGTCTTGCAGAAGATAAATTTACTGACGACCAGCTCATCGACTTTATGCTACAGCATCCGATTCTGATCAACCGTCCGATCGTAGTGACGCCACTGGGAACTAAACTTTGCCGTCCTTCAGAGGTTGTTCTCGATATCCTTCCAGATGCCCAGAAAGCGGCTTTCACCAAGGAAGACGGTGAAAAAGTCGTTGATGATTCAGGTAAAAGACTGAAATAA
- the arsB gene encoding arsenite efflux transporter membrane subunit ArsB, translated as MLLAGAIFVLTIVLVIWQPKGLGIGWSATLGAVLALISGVVHFGDIPVVWNIVWNATATFIAVIIISLLLDESGFFEWAALHVSRWGNGRGRLLFTYIVLLGAAVAALFANDGAALILTPIVIAMLLALGFSKGTTLAFVMAAGFIADTASLPLIVSNLVNIVSADFFGLGFTEYASVMVPVDIAAIIATLVMLHLFFRKDIPPTYDLALLKAPAKAIKDLATFRTGWIVLILLLVGFFVLEPLGIPVSAIAAVGAVILFAVAKRGHAINTGKVLRGAPWQIVIFSLGMYLVVYGLRNAGLTEYLSGVLNVLADKGLWAATFGTGFLTAFLSSIMNNMPTVLVGALSIDGSTATGVIKEAMIFANVIGCDLGPKITPIGSLATLLWLHVLSQKNMTITWGYYFRTGIVMTLPVLFVTLAALALRLSFTL; from the coding sequence ATGTTACTGGCAGGCGCTATTTTTGTCCTGACCATCGTTTTGGTTATCTGGCAACCGAAGGGATTAGGGATCGGCTGGAGTGCGACGCTGGGCGCGGTACTGGCGCTGATCTCTGGCGTAGTCCATTTTGGTGATATCCCTGTAGTGTGGAATATTGTCTGGAATGCGACGGCGACCTTTATTGCCGTGATTATTATCAGCCTTCTGCTCGATGAATCGGGCTTTTTCGAATGGGCGGCGCTGCACGTTTCACGTTGGGGTAACGGTCGCGGGCGTTTGCTGTTTACCTATATCGTTTTGCTCGGCGCAGCGGTGGCGGCACTGTTTGCCAACGATGGTGCGGCATTGATTCTGACGCCAATTGTTATCGCCATGCTGCTTGCATTAGGTTTCAGCAAAGGCACTACGCTGGCATTTGTCATGGCCGCCGGGTTTATTGCCGATACGGCCAGTCTGCCGCTTATCGTGTCCAACCTGGTTAACATCGTTTCTGCAGACTTCTTTGGGCTGGGTTTCACTGAGTATGCGTCGGTAATGGTGCCGGTGGATATCGCAGCCATTATCGCCACGCTGGTGATGCTGCATCTGTTCTTCCGCAAAGATATTCCGCCAACTTACGACCTGGCTCTCCTGAAAGCACCGGCAAAAGCGATTAAAGATCTGGCAACCTTCAGAACCGGCTGGATAGTGTTGATCCTTCTTCTGGTTGGCTTTTTCGTCCTTGAGCCGTTGGGTATCCCGGTCAGTGCGATTGCTGCTGTAGGGGCTGTCATTCTGTTTGCGGTGGCGAAGCGAGGCCATGCCATTAACACTGGCAAAGTGCTTCGCGGTGCGCCATGGCAGATCGTCATATTCTCTCTGGGAATGTATCTGGTGGTCTATGGTCTGCGTAATGCCGGACTAACAGAATACCTCTCCGGTGTGTTGAACGTGCTGGCAGATAAAGGACTTTGGGCCGCGACGTTTGGTACTGGCTTCCTGACGGCTTTCCTCTCTTCCATCATGAACAATATGCCTACCGTGCTGGTTGGTGCTCTCTCTATTGATGGCAGCACTGCAACAGGCGTTATCAAAGAGGCGATGATTTTTGCCAACGTGATTGGCTGCGATCTTGGACCGAAAATTACACCTATTGGTAGCCTGGCAACGTTGCTCTGGCTGCATGTCCTTTCACAGAAGAACATGACCATCACATGGGGATACTATTTCCGCACCGGGATCGTCATGACTCTGCCTGTGCTGTTTGTAACGCTGGCCGCGCTGGCGCTACGTCTCTCTTTCACTTTGTAA
- the arsA gene encoding arsenite efflux transporter ATPase subunit ArsA has product MKFLENIPSYLFFTGKGGVGKTSISCATAIRLAELGKRVLLVSTDPASNVGQVFDQTIGNTIQPVTAVSGLSALEIDPQDAAQQYRARIVDPIKGLLPDDVVNSISEQLSGACTTEIAAFDEFTGLLTDASLLTRFDHIIFDTAPTGHTIRLLQLPGAWSSFIESNPDGASCLGPMAGLEKQREQYAHAVEALSDPERTRLVLVARLQKSTLQEVARTHDELSAIGLKNQYLVINGVLPASEAERDALAAAIWQREQEALANLPAGLSDLPTDNLYLQPLNMVGVSALKGLLNEHAEITSLPEQSPQNKPENMSLSVLVDDIARSEHGLIMLMGKGGVGKTTMAAAIAVSLADKGFDVHLTTSDPAAHLSTTLNGSLKNLQVSRINPHDETERYRQHVLETKGRDLDEAGKRLLEEDLRSPCTEEIAVFQAFSRVIREAGKRFVVMDTAPTGHTLLLLDATGAYHREIARKMGDKGHFTTPMMQLQDQERTKVLLVTLPETTPVLEAANLQSDLERAGIHPWGWIINNSLSIAQTQSPLLCQRALQERPQIEVVKNQHASRIALVPVMAAEPTGIEKLRELVV; this is encoded by the coding sequence ATGAAATTCTTAGAGAATATCCCGTCTTACCTGTTTTTCACCGGTAAGGGAGGTGTAGGCAAAACTTCGATTTCCTGCGCAACGGCTATACGTCTGGCTGAACTGGGAAAGCGTGTTCTGCTTGTCAGTACCGACCCGGCTTCCAATGTCGGTCAGGTATTCGATCAGACTATCGGTAACACTATCCAGCCCGTGACTGCTGTGTCTGGTCTTTCGGCTCTGGAGATTGACCCGCAGGACGCCGCCCAGCAATACCGCGCCAGAATCGTTGACCCTATTAAAGGTCTTTTGCCTGATGACGTTGTTAACAGCATCAGTGAACAGCTTTCAGGAGCTTGTACGACAGAGATCGCTGCATTCGACGAGTTTACTGGCTTACTGACTGACGCTTCTCTGCTGACCCGCTTTGATCACATCATTTTTGATACTGCCCCAACTGGCCACACTATTCGCCTTCTTCAGCTTCCCGGAGCCTGGAGCAGCTTCATCGAAAGTAACCCGGATGGTGCTTCCTGTCTTGGTCCAATGGCTGGGCTGGAAAAACAACGCGAGCAATATGCTCATGCGGTTGAGGCATTATCCGATCCTGAACGAACTCGCCTTGTGCTGGTCGCGCGATTGCAAAAATCAACACTGCAGGAAGTCGCTCGTACTCATGACGAATTATCAGCTATTGGCCTTAAAAATCAGTATTTAGTCATTAACGGTGTCCTGCCTGCGAGCGAAGCAGAACGTGATGCACTGGCCGCTGCAATATGGCAACGGGAGCAAGAGGCGCTGGCAAATCTTCCTGCCGGGTTATCTGATTTGCCGACAGACAACTTATACCTGCAGCCGCTGAACATGGTTGGTGTATCCGCATTGAAAGGCCTGCTCAACGAACACGCTGAGATAACATCGCTTCCTGAACAAAGCCCACAGAACAAGCCAGAGAATATGTCGTTGTCTGTCCTGGTTGATGATATCGCCCGCAGTGAACACGGTTTGATTATGCTGATGGGCAAAGGTGGTGTGGGCAAAACCACAATGGCTGCGGCTATCGCCGTCAGTCTGGCGGATAAGGGTTTTGATGTGCATCTCACCACCTCAGATCCTGCTGCACATCTCAGTACAACGCTCAATGGCAGCCTCAAAAATCTGCAGGTCAGCCGAATCAACCCTCACGATGAAACTGAACGCTATCGTCAGCATGTTCTTGAGACGAAAGGCAGGGATCTGGATGAGGCTGGGAAACGGCTGCTCGAAGAGGATTTACGTTCTCCTTGCACAGAAGAGATTGCGGTGTTCCAGGCGTTTTCACGCGTAATTCGTGAAGCTGGCAAACGGTTTGTGGTCATGGATACGGCACCTACCGGGCATACGCTATTACTGCTTGATGCTACCGGGGCTTATCACCGTGAGATTGCCAGGAAGATGGGGGATAAAGGTCATTTTACCACTCCGATGATGCAGCTTCAGGACCAGGAACGTACCAAAGTTTTGCTGGTCACTCTGCCTGAAACCACACCTGTACTGGAAGCGGCAAACCTGCAGTCCGATCTTGAACGTGCGGGGATTCATCCCTGGGGCTGGATTATCAATAACAGCCTTTCGATTGCACAGACGCAATCGCCGCTGCTTTGCCAGCGCGCCCTACAAGAGCGTCCTCAAATCGAGGTTGTGAAAAACCAGCATGCAAGCCGCATAGCGTTAGTACCGGTAATGGCTGCAGAGCCCACTGGCATCGAGAAACTCAGAGAGCTGGTTGTTTAA
- the arsD gene encoding arsenite efflux transporter metallochaperone ArsD produces the protein MKMLTVFDPAMCCSTGVCGSDVDQVLVNFSADVQWLKGRGVQIERYNLAQQPMSFVENEKAKAFLEASGAEGLPLLLLDGETVMAGRYPKRAELARWFGIPLEKVGLASTSCCGGKTSCC, from the coding sequence ATGAAAATGTTAACGGTGTTTGATCCGGCGATGTGCTGCAGTACCGGCGTTTGTGGTTCAGATGTCGATCAGGTTTTGGTCAATTTTTCTGCTGATGTGCAATGGCTGAAAGGGCGTGGGGTTCAGATCGAACGTTATAACCTGGCGCAGCAGCCTATGAGCTTCGTTGAGAACGAAAAAGCGAAAGCATTCCTTGAGGCTTCTGGAGCTGAAGGGCTTCCGCTGCTGTTGCTTGATGGTGAAACGGTGATGGCCGGGCGATACCCAAAACGCGCTGAACTGGCTCGCTGGTTTGGTATACCGCTGGAAAAGGTGGGTTTAGCTTCCACCAGTTGCTGTGGTGGTAAAACTTCCTGTTGTTGA
- the arsR gene encoding As(III)-sensing metalloregulatory transcriptional repressor ArsR — protein MPEIASLQLFKILSDETRLGIVLLLREMGELCVCDLCTALEQSQPKTSRHLAMLRESGLLLDRKQGKWVHYRLSPHIPSWAALVIEQAWLSQQDDVQAIARKLASANCSGSGKAVCI, from the coding sequence ATGCCAGAAATTGCATCCCTACAACTTTTCAAAATACTATCTGATGAAACCCGCCTGGGTATCGTGCTACTGCTCAGGGAGATGGGGGAGCTGTGCGTATGCGATCTCTGCACAGCGCTGGAACAATCACAACCCAAGACCTCCCGCCATCTGGCGATGCTTCGGGAAAGTGGCCTGTTGCTGGATCGCAAGCAGGGGAAATGGGTTCATTATCGCTTATCCCCGCATATTCCTTCCTGGGCTGCCCTGGTGATTGAGCAGGCCTGGTTAAGTCAACAGGACGACGTACAGGCCATCGCCCGTAAGCTGGCATCGGCCAACTGCTCTGGCAGCGGTAAGGCTGTTTGTATCTAA
- a CDS encoding LuxR C-terminal-related transcriptional regulator, giving the protein MNIYVITNNNFMLVGLKCMFSDNSLSVNRVVFSRVSDIAFSNSDVVIVESELNTGDAERLKYLHISPVNLIFLLKPASGMSGTGREAVCIDTELSGNEYLMMRQAFKKMGINLKRDKLSFTKRETHVINMILNGYSIDEISRSLLISKKTVQSFVGIVLHKLNTTKISGIYRKKNLIIDSFARRSLHR; this is encoded by the coding sequence GTATGTTCAGCGACAACAGCCTCTCCGTCAACAGGGTTGTGTTTTCACGGGTCAGCGATATTGCCTTCAGCAACAGCGATGTGGTGATTGTGGAGTCAGAGCTGAACACCGGCGATGCCGAACGTCTCAAGTACCTACACATTTCACCGGTCAATCTTATCTTTTTATTAAAACCGGCGTCAGGAATGAGCGGGACAGGGCGTGAAGCGGTATGCATTGACACTGAATTAAGCGGTAATGAATATCTCATGATGAGGCAGGCGTTTAAAAAAATGGGGATCAATCTGAAGAGGGACAAGTTGTCATTTACCAAAAGAGAAACACATGTTATCAATATGATTTTAAATGGTTATTCGATAGATGAAATTTCCCGTAGCCTGCTGATCTCCAAAAAAACGGTTCAGTCTTTTGTCGGTATTGTTTTGCATAAACTGAATACCACCAAAATAAGTGGAATATACCGCAAAAAAAATCTCATCATCGACAGTTTTGCCAGGAGGAGCCTGCATCGTTAG